One genomic segment of Ignavibacteriota bacterium includes these proteins:
- a CDS encoding HAMP domain-containing protein: MKSKLINLIAMNFTSFLKQNKTLTILIFVIFSILIIGFVGNKLTEDEIENWANSIEEKTKLTETNTIIYLNKIQNEIIDNKNRLQNNLRNIDSLNFINIEKLINNYNSAEDIIAVFNNNNLIFWNVNYNQQLSKNDSLNFQFGETYFLKSGIDTYLFVKDTIKSNNPNVFILYGRIIEKQYELNPTYFKKISLTNDLTNKFFVEYTINYTPTELKNKDGRKHSFTILNNKNNKIATAIFIKQTRENAVQKLNDNIFIIQSFLALLGYLLLGFVLYQKIHNKIHLLLKFFLYSSYLIILRYLLISIKIPQKIFTSGFFSPKIYYSKFGFGLADSPIDLFVTLLILFIIFLTAFRYSIKYFKHELNSNKIKIIFPIILILTIIFYVVSLRGFSAVIRSFVFDTSLRYFQNPSLSLDFSNLLMHINVLIIGLVSILGSASIIIFLAKIYKTTFRINDNLFFIWSLVLFIFGIIIYQFVQKNPQSTIFIQVLHVLLVFTFVYLIIISEIKITTRIFLVYIIASFISIITLLFYNSELEKESLKTTAKVITRENDEFYKSIIFETLLDNFSRKIATEAFQNSNTNFNSNAFMIWSKSNLQKESVNSSVNFLDLKGNLLGGFGSIYPQFTIKNIIDTNAVIEEIKIFEEKLNNESQKIIRGIFPLKDEYAFLGYLDVSILSDLNDFGFSTHPEFISSGKLNEHAILKLDKLSILDYRNNELKIVYGDLNPSTEINDVILKTELTEKNDAWIEKEFNGSEYIFYLKKVKLNGIERMVAVALKGKDLSIGLFDFFKVFFTHAVILIIAIIFYFLIFYKKYKIYQFDLRAKLLSAFLIISLIPLILTAFYFRGITNDKNIESTYYKLGKRAFAIESYLNDHYENGNNGNINFANASKDLNINISAYFQNQILYSTDDLIYDVGLLPKIINPYVYKKLIIDGEQEILINEFIDEFSYKSFYYKAEIANSEIVIKVSDGFNKILLPLSGSEVDVFLFGTYSLAAIFIVLFSALLANQISSPIRKLTLATKSIAAGDLSLNINTNAKGEIKELVSGFEYMVKEIKQNQAMLAEIEREEAWKEMAKQVAHEIKNPLTPMKLSVQQLIAAYEDKSDKFDMFFKKVTSTILNQIETLKNIATEFSNFARMPKLKVEQIDCIEIIRESINLFSGENIKIELNTNLEQLIINGDSQQLRRTIINLIRNSIQANAKNILFNIIENEKEFLLQITDNGNGIKSENIEKIFETNFTTKNDGMGLGLSLAKRYLTSTGADISVIQTSEEGTIFQIKFLK; the protein is encoded by the coding sequence TTGAAATCGAAATTAATCAATTTGATTGCAATGAATTTTACTTCATTTCTTAAACAAAATAAAACTCTAACAATTTTAATCTTTGTAATATTTTCAATTTTAATAATTGGATTTGTAGGAAATAAACTAACCGAAGATGAAATTGAAAATTGGGCAAATTCAATTGAAGAAAAAACAAAACTCACAGAAACAAACACAATTATTTATTTAAACAAAATTCAAAATGAAATTATTGATAATAAAAATCGGTTACAAAATAATTTAAGAAATATTGATTCACTGAATTTTATAAATATTGAAAAATTAATTAATAATTATAATTCTGCTGAAGATATAATTGCAGTTTTTAATAATAATAATCTGATTTTCTGGAATGTAAATTATAATCAGCAATTATCAAAAAATGATTCTTTAAATTTCCAATTTGGTGAAACTTACTTTTTAAAATCCGGAATTGACACTTATTTATTTGTTAAAGATACAATCAAATCTAATAATCCAAATGTTTTTATTTTATACGGAAGAATAATTGAAAAGCAGTATGAATTAAATCCAACCTACTTTAAAAAAATTAGCTTAACAAATGATTTAACAAATAAATTTTTTGTAGAATACACAATAAATTATACACCGACAGAGTTAAAAAATAAAGACGGAAGAAAACATTCTTTTACAATTTTAAATAATAAGAATAACAAAATAGCTACGGCAATTTTTATAAAACAAACAAGAGAAAATGCTGTACAAAAATTAAATGATAATATTTTTATTATTCAAAGTTTCCTTGCGTTACTTGGTTATTTGCTTTTAGGATTTGTGCTTTATCAAAAAATTCATAATAAAATACATTTGCTTTTAAAGTTTTTCTTGTACTCTTCTTATTTAATTATTCTGCGATATTTATTAATCTCTATAAAAATTCCACAAAAAATTTTCACATCCGGATTTTTCAGTCCTAAAATTTACTATTCAAAATTTGGTTTTGGATTGGCAGATTCCCCAATTGATCTTTTTGTAACGCTGTTAATTTTATTTATAATATTCTTAACCGCTTTCAGATATTCAATAAAATATTTCAAACATGAATTAAATTCAAATAAAATCAAAATAATATTTCCAATAATTTTAATTCTTACAATAATATTTTATGTTGTTTCGCTTCGCGGATTTAGTGCCGTAATACGCAGTTTTGTATTCGATACTTCACTAAGATATTTTCAAAATCCATCATTAAGTTTAGATTTTTCAAATCTGTTAATGCATATCAACGTTTTAATTATTGGATTAGTTTCAATATTAGGTTCCGCATCTATTATTATTTTCTTAGCTAAAATTTACAAAACTACATTTCGTATAAATGATAACTTGTTTTTTATTTGGTCATTAGTACTTTTTATTTTCGGAATTATAATTTATCAATTCGTACAAAAAAATCCTCAAAGTACAATATTCATACAGGTTTTACACGTTCTACTTGTATTTACTTTCGTCTATTTAATTATAATTTCGGAAATAAAAATTACAACAAGAATATTTTTAGTTTATATAATTGCTTCATTTATTTCAATTATCACTTTGCTTTTTTACAATTCAGAACTTGAAAAAGAATCATTAAAAACTACTGCAAAAGTTATAACAAGAGAAAATGATGAATTTTATAAATCGATAATATTTGAAACTCTTCTTGATAATTTCAGCAGAAAAATTGCGACTGAAGCATTCCAAAATTCAAATACAAATTTTAATTCAAATGCTTTCATGATATGGAGTAAAAGCAATCTGCAAAAGGAGTCTGTAAATTCTTCCGTAAACTTTTTGGATTTGAAAGGAAATTTACTTGGCGGATTTGGTTCAATTTATCCGCAGTTTACAATAAAAAATATTATTGATACAAATGCAGTTATTGAAGAAATAAAAATATTTGAAGAAAAATTAAATAATGAATCACAAAAAATAATTAGAGGCATTTTTCCACTTAAGGATGAATATGCATTTTTAGGTTATCTTGATGTTTCAATACTTTCCGATTTAAATGATTTTGGGTTTAGCACTCACCCGGAATTTATTTCTTCCGGAAAATTAAATGAACATGCAATTTTAAAATTGGATAAACTTTCTATTCTTGATTATAGAAATAACGAATTAAAAATTGTTTACGGAGATCTAAATCCTTCTACAGAAATTAATGATGTAATTCTTAAAACAGAACTAACTGAAAAAAATGATGCATGGATTGAAAAAGAATTTAACGGCTCGGAATATATTTTCTATTTAAAGAAAGTAAAGCTAAATGGAATTGAACGAATGGTTGCCGTTGCATTAAAAGGTAAAGATCTCTCAATTGGTTTGTTTGATTTCTTCAAAGTATTTTTTACTCATGCGGTAATTTTAATTATTGCAATTATTTTTTACTTTTTAATTTTTTATAAGAAATATAAAATTTATCAATTTGATTTAAGAGCAAAATTACTTTCCGCATTTTTAATAATTTCCTTAATTCCATTAATACTTACTGCATTTTATTTTAGAGGAATTACAAATGATAAAAATATAGAATCGACTTATTATAAATTAGGAAAACGCGCTTTCGCAATTGAATCATATTTGAACGATCATTATGAAAACGGAAATAACGGAAATATTAATTTTGCAAATGCTTCCAAAGATTTGAACATTAATATTTCAGCTTATTTTCAAAATCAAATTCTGTATAGTACGGATGATTTAATTTATGATGTTGGGTTACTTCCTAAAATTATAAATCCTTATGTTTATAAAAAATTAATTATTGATGGCGAACAAGAAATATTGATAAATGAATTTATTGATGAGTTTTCTTACAAATCTTTTTATTACAAAGCAGAAATAGCAAATTCTGAAATTGTAATAAAAGTTTCCGATGGATTTAACAAAATACTTTTGCCTTTAAGCGGCTCCGAAGTTGATGTTTTTTTATTTGGCACATATTCATTAGCGGCAATATTTATAGTACTTTTCAGTGCTTTGTTGGCAAATCAAATTTCTTCTCCAATTAGAAAATTAACTTTGGCAACTAAATCTATTGCAGCCGGCGATTTAAGTTTGAATATAAACACAAATGCTAAAGGAGAAATAAAAGAACTTGTTTCCGGCTTTGAATATATGGTTAAAGAAATAAAACAAAATCAAGCAATGCTTGCGGAAATTGAGAGGGAAGAAGCATGGAAAGAAATGGCAAAGCAAGTTGCTCATGAAATTAAAAATCCTTTAACACCTATGAAATTAAGTGTTCAGCAGCTTATTGCAGCTTATGAAGACAAATCTGATAAGTTTGACATGTTCTTCAAAAAAGTTACTTCAACAATTTTAAATCAGATTGAAACATTAAAAAATATTGCAACTGAATTTTCAAATTTTGCAAGAATGCCAAAACTTAAAGTTGAGCAAATTGATTGCATTGAAATTATAAGGGAATCAATAAATTTATTTTCCGGCGAAAATATTAAAATTGAACTTAACACAAATTTAGAACAGTTAATTATCAATGGCGATTCTCAACAATTAAGAAGAACAATAATAAATCTTATTAGAAATTCAATTCAGGCAAATGCTAAAAATATTTTATTTAATATTATAGAAAATGAAAAAGAATTTTTGCTTCAAATAACTGATAATGGAAATGGAATAAAATCGGAAAATATTGAGAAAATATTTGAAACAAATTTTACGACAAAAAACGACGGAATGGGTTTGGGTTTAAGTTTAGCAAAACGCTATTTAACCAGTACCGGTGCGGATATTTCGGTTATTCAAACTTCGGAAGAAGGAACAATCTTCCAAATTAAATTTCTTAAATGA
- a CDS encoding HDOD domain-containing protein gives MQVTTEQIYSKLNKIQNLPTIPEIMFDAISIIKSEPGNVIKISEIIGKDQGMATKILSVANSPLYGMLRKVSTLEFAIMIMGSNELEKIVTAISLSNAIRFKPIPNFNEQDYWKHSMAVGLVAKDIARRLGFPEIAGDAFVGGILHDIGIQLIVKYFPEEFQQIYSNLSYDKKFIECENKILGISHQEMGAFLLKKWNLPSSIFDCVQYHHEPENSLENKELVSVVHLADFITNEFNTGKGFWDQGIELNVSLCTSLGFDSHNDLVGFYSDYSELVTDTVDSIHI, from the coding sequence ATGCAAGTTACTACCGAACAAATTTATTCAAAATTGAACAAAATCCAGAATTTGCCAACTATTCCAGAAATTATGTTTGATGCAATAAGTATTATAAAATCTGAACCAGGTAATGTTATAAAAATTTCGGAAATAATTGGAAAAGATCAAGGAATGGCAACAAAAATACTATCCGTTGCTAATTCGCCGCTGTACGGAATGTTGAGAAAAGTTTCAACGCTGGAATTTGCAATTATGATTATGGGTTCAAACGAGCTTGAGAAAATTGTTACGGCAATATCACTATCAAATGCTATAAGGTTTAAACCAATTCCTAATTTTAATGAACAGGATTATTGGAAACATTCAATGGCTGTGGGATTGGTTGCAAAAGATATTGCAAGGAGATTAGGTTTTCCGGAAATTGCCGGCGATGCGTTTGTAGGCGGAATTCTTCACGATATAGGAATTCAATTAATTGTAAAATATTTTCCGGAGGAGTTTCAACAGATTTATTCAAATTTAAGTTATGATAAAAAATTTATCGAATGCGAAAATAAAATTCTTGGAATTTCTCACCAAGAAATGGGTGCATTTCTTCTAAAAAAATGGAATTTACCCTCATCAATTTTTGATTGCGTTCAATATCATCACGAGCCTGAAAATTCTTTAGAAAATAAAGAGCTTGTTTCGGTTGTTCATCTTGCAGATTTTATTACAAACGAATTTAATACCGGTAAAGGTTTTTGGGATCAAGGAATTGAATTAAATGTATCTTTATGTACTTCGCTCGGTTTTGATTCTCACAACGATTTAGTTGGATTTTATTCGGATTATTCTGAATTGGTTACAGATACTGTTGATTCAATTCATATTTAA
- a CDS encoding aspartate carbamoyltransferase catalytic subunit, with product MSLKIKHLLGLQDVSKNDIQLILDTATTFREVLERPIKRVPTLQGTTVVNLFYENSTRTRISFELAEKRLSADTLNFSTSTSSAKKGETFKDTVRNIEAMKIDMIVVRHQSAGVPLYLTKISKASIINAGDGRHEHPTQALLDMYSIKEKLGKLNGLKVCIVGDIAHSRVALSNIFGLKTMGAEVSLCAPPTMIPRNIEQFGIKIYHDINKAVSENDVLNVLRIQLERDAGTTIPSLREYHNYFGITTDVIERNNKDILILHPGPINRGVELSSEVADGPYQIILDQVTNGVAIRMAVLYLLGTKNS from the coding sequence ATGTCATTAAAAATTAAACACCTTTTGGGTTTGCAAGACGTTTCTAAAAATGATATTCAATTAATTTTAGATACGGCAACAACCTTTAGGGAAGTTTTAGAAAGACCGATTAAAAGAGTTCCAACTTTACAAGGAACTACAGTTGTAAATTTATTTTATGAAAATTCAACACGTACAAGAATATCTTTTGAGCTTGCAGAAAAAAGGCTTTCCGCAGATACTTTAAATTTTTCTACATCAACAAGCAGCGCAAAAAAAGGTGAAACTTTTAAAGATACTGTGAGAAATATTGAAGCAATGAAAATTGATATGATTGTCGTTCGTCATCAATCAGCCGGAGTTCCGTTATATTTAACTAAAATTTCTAAAGCATCAATAATTAACGCCGGCGATGGAAGACACGAACATCCAACTCAAGCTTTGCTGGATATGTATTCAATTAAAGAGAAATTAGGAAAATTAAATGGATTAAAAGTTTGTATTGTTGGAGATATAGCCCACAGCAGAGTTGCACTTTCAAATATATTCGGATTAAAAACAATGGGTGCAGAAGTTTCACTTTGTGCACCGCCAACAATGATTCCCAGAAATATTGAGCAATTTGGAATAAAAATTTATCATGATATTAACAAAGCCGTAAGTGAAAATGATGTGTTAAATGTTTTAAGAATTCAGCTTGAACGTGATGCCGGAACTACAATTCCTTCTTTAAGAGAATATCATAATTATTTTGGAATAACAACAGATGTAATTGAACGAAATAATAAAGATATTTTAATACTTCATCCCGGACCAATAAACAGAGGAGTAGAACTTTCTTCAGAAGTTGCCGATGGACCGTATCAAATTATTTTAGATCAAGTTACAAACGGCGTTGCAATAAGAATGGCAGTTCTATATTTGTTAGGAACAAAAAATTCGTAA
- a CDS encoding YajQ family cyclic di-GMP-binding protein, translated as MAQNFSFDIVSEVDFQEIDNALNQAKKEIIQRYDLKDSNTTLDLSKSDKTITINSKDEYGVKTSIDILQSKFIKRQISLKVMKLKEIEPAGGGRVKQVITLQNGISKENAKHVTKLIKEMKFKVNAQIMDEQVRVQGAKKDELQSVIANIKSAELDFPVQFVNFK; from the coding sequence ATGGCACAAAATTTTTCATTCGATATTGTTTCTGAAGTTGATTTCCAAGAAATTGATAATGCTTTAAATCAAGCTAAAAAAGAAATTATTCAGAGATATGATTTAAAAGATTCCAATACAACATTGGATTTAAGCAAAAGTGATAAAACGATCACAATTAATTCTAAAGATGAATACGGTGTTAAAACTTCAATTGATATTCTTCAATCAAAATTTATTAAACGACAAATTTCTTTAAAGGTTATGAAACTGAAAGAAATTGAACCTGCCGGCGGTGGAAGAGTTAAACAAGTAATAACTTTGCAAAACGGAATTAGTAAAGAAAATGCAAAGCATGTTACAAAATTAATTAAAGAAATGAAGTTTAAAGTCAATGCTCAAATTATGGATGAGCAAGTTAGAGTTCAAGGCGCAAAAAAAGATGAGCTTCAATCTGTTATCGCTAATATTAAAAGCGCCGAATTAGATTTTCCGGTACAATTTGTAAATTTTAAATAA
- a CDS encoding insulinase family protein produces MEDLLNINYKKFTLKNGLEVVLYKNESFPTVAVNIWYKVGSANEKPNKTGFAHLFEHMMFQGSQNVPKEKHFKFVQEVGGSLNGSTSMDRTNYYETVPSDSLELALWLEADRMGFLLPALTQDKLDNQKDVVMNERRQNYDNQPYGLAWEILFSNLFPENHPYHWPTIGWMKDIEKFELNDVKDFFANYYTPNNASLVIGGNFDEENAINLVKKYLEEIPNQNKIAEIEIDFSELESSKKIIHEDNVQLSKLYFAWKSEKGYGKYDAALDVLADILTGSKSSRLQKHLIHNLQIAQDVSAFQYSAKYDGAFFITITSQQNCDLEKLKEETFKILNQIISEGITDLELERALTSYKSSYIYSLQNLDNLVNQINSYNCNLSEPNSFVYDIKRYLNLKNEDIQNVAKLVLEKNYVELKIIPKSKN; encoded by the coding sequence TTGGAAGATTTATTAAATATTAATTACAAAAAATTTACATTAAAAAATGGATTGGAAGTTGTTCTATATAAGAATGAATCATTTCCAACTGTAGCCGTAAACATTTGGTATAAAGTAGGTTCCGCAAATGAAAAACCAAACAAAACCGGATTCGCACATTTGTTTGAGCATATGATGTTTCAAGGTTCGCAAAATGTACCTAAGGAAAAACATTTTAAATTTGTGCAAGAAGTCGGTGGAAGTTTAAACGGCTCTACAAGTATGGATAGAACAAATTATTATGAAACAGTTCCATCGGATAGTCTGGAATTGGCTTTGTGGCTTGAAGCTGATAGAATGGGATTTTTGCTTCCGGCATTAACTCAAGACAAACTTGATAACCAAAAAGATGTTGTGATGAATGAACGAAGACAAAATTATGATAATCAGCCGTACGGTTTAGCTTGGGAAATTTTATTTTCAAATTTATTTCCGGAAAATCATCCTTATCATTGGCCAACAATTGGCTGGATGAAAGACATAGAAAAATTTGAATTGAATGATGTAAAAGATTTTTTTGCGAATTATTATACTCCAAATAATGCGAGTCTTGTAATCGGTGGAAATTTTGATGAAGAAAATGCAATCAATTTGGTGAAAAAATATTTAGAAGAAATTCCGAATCAGAATAAAATTGCAGAAATTGAAATTGATTTTTCTGAATTGGAATCATCAAAGAAAATAATTCACGAAGATAATGTTCAACTTTCAAAATTATATTTTGCTTGGAAATCTGAAAAAGGTTACGGAAAATATGATGCTGCACTTGATGTTCTTGCAGATATTTTAACCGGATCGAAAAGTTCAAGATTGCAAAAACATTTAATTCATAATTTACAGATTGCACAAGATGTTTCTGCATTTCAATATTCTGCAAAATATGATGGAGCATTTTTTATAACAATTACTTCTCAGCAAAATTGCGATTTGGAAAAATTAAAGGAAGAAACTTTTAAAATTCTAAATCAAATTATTTCTGAAGGAATTACGGATTTAGAATTGGAGCGCGCATTAACAAGTTATAAATCATCTTATATTTATTCGCTTCAAAATTTGGATAATTTGGTAAATCAAATTAATAGTTACAATTGTAATTTGAGTGAACCTAATTCTTTTGTGTATGATATTAAAAGATATTTGAATTTAAAAAATGAAGATATTCAAAATGTGGCAAAATTAGTTTTAGAAAAAAATTATGTTGAGTTAAAAATAATTCCTAAAAGTAAAAATTGA
- the pyrR gene encoding bifunctional pyr operon transcriptional regulator/uracil phosphoribosyltransferase PyrR, which produces MNIKAKIIDESGLNRTITRLAHEILERNKGSENIILIGMRTRGEFLAKRILEKITEIDKKTPPLGILDATLYRDDFRTRLKQPEVSVTNITFDITEKNVILIDDVLYTGRTTRSALDALMDLGRPSSIQFCVLVDRGHREMPIKADFVGKNIPTSVNEEVKVKMKEVDDEDAVYLIESPK; this is translated from the coding sequence ATGAATATAAAAGCAAAAATTATAGATGAATCTGGGTTAAACAGAACAATTACAAGATTAGCTCACGAAATTCTTGAAAGAAATAAAGGTTCTGAAAATATTATATTAATTGGAATGCGAACTAGAGGAGAATTTTTAGCAAAAAGAATTTTAGAGAAAATAACGGAAATTGATAAAAAAACTCCGCCGCTTGGAATTTTAGATGCAACATTATATAGAGATGATTTTCGCACAAGACTAAAACAACCGGAAGTTTCCGTAACAAATATCACTTTTGATATAACTGAAAAAAATGTAATTCTAATTGATGATGTTTTGTACACCGGAAGAACAACCCGCTCAGCTTTAGATGCTTTAATGGATTTAGGCAGACCGAGCTCAATTCAGTTTTGCGTTTTAGTTGATAGAGGTCATAGAGAAATGCCGATCAAAGCAGATTTTGTCGGAAAAAATATTCCAACTTCCGTTAATGAAGAAGTAAAAGTTAAAATGAAAGAAGTAGATGATGAAGATGCGGTTTATTTAATAGAATCACCAAAATAA
- a CDS encoding alkaline phosphatase family protein: MKSKNVIIIFFVFTSIIFAQKTPYVILISFDGFRWDYCERGITPNLDSLQKYGVKAKSLKPCFPSKTFPNHYSIITGMYPENHGIISNFFINPFTKEKYRLGDTNSVRNSKWYLGEAFWETARRNGIKTASYFWPGSEVDLEYRRPNYFKYYQHSKPYKERIDEVINWLKFPQNERPHFITLYFHDTDSYGHDFGPNSIEVNQSIRRLDSLIGYLNSELNQLEIKDSVNIILVSDHGMTEVGKDKIINIEEMLKDYKSKFYNNETFAFIEPSQNEINEVYQLLKESENHYKVYFKDEVPEHFHFSKHPFISSIIIIADLGWTLVDNKSLKKFSNSYSKGNHGFDNNELDMHGIFFAKGKLFKENYKIGTVQNIDINPLLAKIFGINPKSNIDGKLERIEFILK, encoded by the coding sequence ATGAAATCTAAAAATGTTATAATAATTTTTTTTGTATTTACTTCAATTATATTTGCTCAAAAAACTCCGTATGTTATTTTAATTTCGTTTGATGGATTTAGATGGGATTATTGCGAACGCGGAATTACTCCAAACTTAGATTCGTTACAAAAATATGGAGTTAAGGCAAAATCTCTAAAGCCGTGTTTTCCATCAAAGACATTTCCAAATCATTATTCAATAATTACCGGAATGTATCCGGAAAATCATGGAATAATTTCTAATTTTTTTATCAATCCATTTACAAAAGAAAAATACAGACTTGGCGATACAAACAGTGTAAGAAATAGTAAATGGTATTTAGGCGAAGCTTTTTGGGAAACCGCGAGAAGAAATGGAATTAAAACTGCAAGTTACTTTTGGCCCGGCTCAGAAGTTGATTTAGAATATCGCAGACCAAATTATTTTAAATATTATCAGCATAGCAAACCGTATAAAGAAAGAATTGATGAAGTAATTAACTGGTTAAAATTTCCGCAAAATGAAAGACCGCATTTTATAACTTTATATTTTCATGATACGGATTCTTACGGACATGATTTTGGTCCCAATTCTATTGAGGTAAATCAATCAATTAGAAGATTAGATTCTTTAATTGGTTATTTAAATTCTGAATTAAATCAGTTGGAAATTAAAGACAGTGTGAATATTATTTTAGTTTCCGATCATGGGATGACGGAAGTTGGTAAAGATAAAATTATAAATATCGAAGAAATGCTAAAAGATTATAAATCTAAATTTTATAATAATGAAACATTCGCATTTATCGAGCCATCGCAAAATGAAATAAACGAAGTTTATCAATTATTAAAGGAAAGTGAAAATCATTATAAAGTATATTTTAAAGATGAAGTTCCGGAACATTTTCATTTTTCAAAACATCCGTTTATTTCATCAATTATAATTATTGCTGATTTGGGCTGGACTTTAGTTGATAATAAATCACTAAAAAAATTTAGCAATTCATACTCAAAAGGAAATCATGGATTTGATAATAATGAATTAGATATGCATGGAATATTTTTTGCAAAGGGAAAATTGTTTAAAGAAAATTATAAAATTGGAACTGTACAAAACATTGATATAAATCCATTACTTGCAAAAATTTTTGGAATAAATCCAAAATCAAATATTGATGGAAAACTTGAACGAATTGAATTTATTCTAAAATAG
- a CDS encoding dihydroorotase — MKIVLNKVRIINPAQNLDEQNDILIEDGIIRKIGNLNKEDLSNAKVFEFNGKICSPGLFDMHVHLREPGREDTETILTGSNAAASGGFTGIACMPNTKPAIDSAEVVNFIKSKSENHLVDVFPIGAVSKDRKGENLAPIAELVTAGAVAFSDDGVAVKTASLLRNALEYLKMYNLPIIEHCEDESLAGGAMNEGKVSTMLGLPAIPTIAEDLTVMRDIAVAEYVDGKVHIAHISSKNAVQLVREAKAKGLKITAEVTPHHFTLTDEALISYDSNYKMNPPLRTEEDVKAMIEGLKDGTIDCIASDHAPHSIEEKEAEFIYAPNGILGLETQLGLALNELVHKNHLSISQLIEKLSINPRKILNIPIPQISVGEKANLTIFDENEIWTVDIKKFKSKTKNSPFDKRLLTGKPIAVINNSKMHFDEKFTEI, encoded by the coding sequence ATGAAAATTGTATTAAATAAAGTTAGAATTATAAATCCCGCACAAAATCTTGATGAACAAAATGATATTCTAATTGAAGATGGAATTATCAGAAAAATTGGGAATTTGAATAAAGAAGATTTATCCAACGCAAAAGTTTTTGAGTTTAACGGAAAAATTTGTTCGCCCGGACTTTTTGATATGCACGTTCATTTGCGTGAACCGGGAAGAGAAGATACCGAAACTATTTTAACCGGATCAAATGCGGCAGCTTCCGGAGGATTTACCGGAATTGCTTGCATGCCAAACACAAAACCCGCAATTGACTCTGCTGAAGTTGTAAATTTTATTAAAAGTAAATCTGAAAATCATTTGGTTGATGTTTTTCCAATTGGTGCAGTTAGTAAAGATAGAAAAGGTGAAAATTTAGCTCCAATTGCAGAACTTGTTACTGCCGGAGCTGTTGCTTTTTCTGATGACGGCGTTGCAGTTAAAACTGCTTCACTTTTGAGAAATGCTTTAGAATATCTGAAAATGTATAATCTCCCAATTATTGAACATTGCGAAGATGAATCTTTAGCTGGCGGAGCAATGAATGAAGGAAAAGTTTCTACAATGTTAGGACTTCCGGCAATTCCAACAATTGCTGAAGATTTAACCGTTATGCGAGATATTGCAGTTGCGGAATACGTGGATGGAAAAGTTCATATTGCGCATATAAGTTCAAAAAATGCAGTTCAGTTAGTTAGAGAAGCAAAAGCAAAAGGATTAAAAATTACCGCTGAAGTTACTCCTCATCATTTTACATTAACTGATGAAGCGCTTATAAGTTACGATTCAAATTATAAAATGAATCCGCCTTTGCGAACCGAAGAAGATGTAAAAGCTATGATTGAGGGATTAAAAGACGGAACAATTGATTGTATTGCAAGCGATCATGCGCCGCATTCTATTGAAGAAAAAGAAGCAGAATTTATTTATGCTCCCAATGGAATTTTAGGATTAGAAACTCAACTTGGTTTAGCATTAAATGAATTGGTTCATAAAAATCATTTATCAATTTCACAATTGATTGAAAAACTTTCCATCAATCCCAGAAAAATTTTGAATATTCCAATTCCGCAAATTTCTGTTGGCGAAAAAGCCAATCTAACAATTTTTGATGAAAATGAAATTTGGACTGTTGATATTAAGAAATTCAAATCTAAAACTAAAAATTCTCCGTTTGATAAAAGATTACTTACCGGAAAACCAATTGCAGTAATCAATAATTCTAAAATGCATTTTGATGAAAAATTTACCGAAATATAA